tatacattaaatatttttgtcgccgttggaattaatggaatagtcgacgctgaaaatatgctagtacctcacctcatttgaagtaagacattgtaacacctcattttagaaaatgaggtactcatacaaactcattttaaattgatgtcctacccatcactatttcCGTTGACGACTGCTCCCCACTGGTGGTCCGATGCGTCCGTGACTATAAAGTTCGTCGTTCTTACCTCCTCGTGAATATGGGTCTGTTGAGTTGCGTTGTCGATCCACCATTGGAGATCCTGCCGGACTGCAGCCGGAAGACGAGGAGGGAGGTGACACGGGGCTTTCTGTAGCTGTCCGAGGTATTGCTGGAGACTGCGACAGTGTAGCCTTCCTCTGTGGACCACGAAGTTCGCGAAGTTGAGACGGCCCAGGAGACGTTGGGTCTCCTTCACCGTGAGCGACTCGGCAGCAAGACAGGCCTGCAGGTCGCGACGCAGAGCGCTTACTTTCTTTGCTGGCAGAGACCGGGAGTTGAATCGCGTGTTCCACGTGATGCCTAGGAACTCGATGATCTGAGTGGGTATCATGGCGGACTTCTGGTAATTTATTTGCCAGCCCAAATTTATTAGGGTCGATTTGGCAATCAATACCTGCTCTAGAAGGGATTTCTTCGACTGGTTCGCTACTAGGAAATCGTCTAGGTAAACTACTACGCGAAGGCCACACGATCTCAGGAAGTGCGCTATCCAATTTGATAGGGTCGCGAATATTTTCGGAGCTACAGATATTCCGAACGGAAGACATGTCATCTGCATCAGCCGACCTTGATAGCTTATCCGAAGGAAGCATCTGTGTTGAGCTAGAATAGGGACATGGTAGTATGCTTGGCTCAAGTCGAATTTGGCTAACCAGTCTCCGGTTTGTAGAAAGTTGTGCATGAGACAATGATTGAAGAGTCTGAAGTGGGAGGTTCTCATATACTGGTTGAGGGATTTTAGATTGAAAATAGTTCTTACTTTTCCGTTGCTCTTCCGCAGCAGGAAGAGGGGTGAGATGTAGCTGGGGGTGAGCGGAGCAGGCTCTAGGACTCCCTCCCGGATCATGTTTTCTATCTCTTCTGTCATTTGAGGAGATTCCGGAGTGCGAAATTTGTGAAGGACGTCTAGTGTAGGTAAAATCAACGGGGGCTTTTTGATAAATGGGATTCGTACCGATGAAATCAAATCTAGAATTGTATTCGGGGCTTTTAATTTTTCCCAATTGTTTCGAAAGTGTTGCAGACAACCAGCTGAAAATTCTCGGGAGTCATCTCCTGCGACGAGTGTCGCGGCGTCTCGAGCTATCTCCTCCCGACCCCTTTCTTTTAGACCCAGAATCTCGGGCTCTTTTAGGCGCGGTGGGCTTTTTGCGAAACAAATCTTATTACTTAGAACGAACAGGTTTTGGATCGGAAAATTTTAACtaaatgtttataaaatttTACGAATCCGAATGCGACTTGCGTTACCGCTCATCATGAAAATATTTAACTGTATTAGAAAACACTAGTTAAAAACTGGCGCATTTCCTACTTTAATCTAGAAAATGCGAGTAGTTTACGTAAAAAACTGACTAACGGTAACAGTTTAAGCAGTCATGGAAAATTTCGTAAAAAGTGGGTAGATTGAAAAACGCTGTTCAGACTTTCCGTTCGCGAGACTTTTCACGGAACCATGctgcaaaaaaatattaacgaaATATACGGACCTTCAGCCAAGACGGTCGACGCAACAATGTAATGGCGGCGAAGCGAGGCGCGCGTGCAGCTCTGTTCGCAGGAAGGGGAAGCGGAATCTacgtcacaagtgtcacaacgtcaagcggagcgactacatagacgctagcggcatctatcggCCGACTGCGGCGTAACTCTCTCAATAACTTCTGGGACGTagaacggaacacataatacaaagattttgataAAGAATCGGTAATAAAAgtatattattgtttcataatatgaGTATAATTGTTCATGAGATATtactaaaatatataaagtatATTAGTGTAAACATAATCCATTGAGATTAAAATAATGCTCCTACAATTCTCTTCTAGGCAATCACAATAATAGTAGGTTTGCGCGTTTAtctaaacaattttattttcactttaaagtaggtactaaaaccAATATGGCATGTTCTTTCGTTTGACTACGTTGGCGGCTTTCATGGAATGGTAAACATACTCGTAGTATTATGACCACATAATGACAATAAATTGTACTTTGATGTAAAACAAATAGTGTTAATGCCCATTTTCTTCACTAATACTCAGTTGGCAATTAATAAATAGTAGGTAGATAATTACATTGctactacataattataaggcTAATAATAAACTACGTCAAAAAATAAAGTATCAGCTCTAAACTAGCTAAAGTTCATCATTATCAGACAACAGTTCACTGTTGGACATAGGCGTAAAAAGAGCGGCCAGAGCATTAAGCGCGTAAAGGTAAGACACTATTCAATCCAAGAACGCAAAAATATACCGTATCAACCTAAATACCGGATAGTTTGtgaaaaaaataccggtattcaaTCCCTGAGTCAACAGTGTAAATGAGCCGTAAGGCAGAGAGCACCGAACTCGAAGGCGCGAAGAACAATCCTATATCTAGCAATGAACTGATTTCACCATGTACATGGAAACTGATAAAGTAGGGCCAAATATTGCGGCCGCAAATTTAACAGCTGTGGTAGATGGAGTTATACGGCGATATTTGTTACAATTGGATTTATAAACGGACAATCCAGTTACCATACAATATTGGGGCCATCTACCTCAGCCGTCAATTAGCGGATGTAATATTTGTCTTTACACGCCTCAGTAATTACTATTCCTTTGACTAAGATATAAACTTAAATTGCACAAATACAATACCAAAGATAGGAACTACATGTCAGTTAACTAAAAATATTGGAGTTTTGCCTGTGCTGCGTCGTTGTTGCGGTGTAGCACCTCTTCATGGTGTAGTCTATGCTCATGATGGCGTTACGCACGTCGAGCACGGACGCGCTGATGCTGTCGAAGGAGTTCGCCAGTCTGTCTACTGCTAGGGCCTGTGAACATTAGTTATGTTTAACCCAACGAGCGTTTACTTTTCGATGCAAAATTAAGCTTGGTAGGTTGGGTGATAATGATAAGACTGATAAGGagctatttaaaaatataaaagcatACGAAAGTATTAGGGAATGCTCCcagtactgagtttgtatgacgagaaccgggaattcccggttccggtactgtatttgtatagaaaaccagcaccgggagcactccctagaCAGTATAAGTATAAGAGATCTAAAATTTCAATGACTATGTTACGGTTTTccgagtaggtatataaatattaaatataaatataaatattattataggacagtattacacaaattgactaagccccacggtaagctcaagaaagcttgtgttgtgggtactcagacaacgatatatataatatacaaatacttaaatacatagaaaacaaccatgactcaggaacaaatatctgtgctcatcacacaaataaatgcccttcctgggattcgaacccaggaccgcggcttcacaggcagggtcactacccactaggccagaccggtcgtcaaaggtCAATATAAGGTTATATATAAAGGGCAGATAAATAtttagataaaaataattatgtgtcGGTTTCGGAAGGTAGTAAGGTAGAGCGTTTTATCTCATGAATGTGTGTTGGTCATATTTGTGTTTAAGCTCAAACTCATCATCATTGATCACGACATTTATAGCAGATGATTGTTGCAGCGTCGGGTAAAATCAGGTGTTGCGATGAGGTTGATTGCAACGTCTGCGATGACGGAAGGGAAGAGTCCAATACTAGAGTGGCATTTTCTGCCACAGCAATCACAAACAACACAAGCTCAAACTCAGCAACTGGTGAATGCATACTTGTATGTGGGACGCCTCTGCCAACCGCTCCACAGCCTTGGAGTTGCTGAGGGATGCTTGTGCCAGCTGGTTCATGGCAACTGCCTGTTGGTCCATTACTTCCACCTGCAGTATAGTTAATAGATatggataataataatataggtttGGAATGGGTAAATGGGCTGGCTACAATGGAATGTATAGTGTCAATCAAGGTAGGTAATAATTGAAGCTTGAAGCTACAAAGCTGTGATTGTAGAAGCATTCACTTAGAACTGCTTCTCTTAAAATATTGAACATTCAAGTAAGCCAATTTTAGAGTGATCACATCTAGAGTCCAACTAAAATTCGCATACTCAACATTCTCAGACAGTCAAAAGAGTAGTATTTAGTAGAGTATTATTTCCGGCtaccacgtgacaggcatagctTAGTGTGGGGCTacagagggcttaccgcgaaacacgttcgacgtgttgcctctctgtagcacttgtaagttcgtacgtaagtgtgacagcggcaacacgtcgaacgtggttcgcggtagggccTCAGGACattattaattgttaataaggtttttccttttaaataaatattattcttgttCTAGTATTCTCCTCCTAAGGTCCACCATCCTaaaaattagtaggtacttattttattaaattaaatattaataatttgtaaTTGGAACTTGGAACAGAGATCCATTTGTTGATTCattcaattttttaacaaaacaaaatcaaccCTATATCTTATgttataggttcaaatttcactgACAAAATTTGGATTTTAATCTTATaagcagtgatcggaattggtagtgccatttcacgggacttcggtgcgtaagcttagtatggatataccttttcaccccgggatttcatattacctacttcaattaaagacatgccaagaaatatttttgtgaaaaaaaccggccaagtgcgagtcggactcgcgttccaagggttccgcatttctaataggttttcctgtcatctatttaaagaactattttgtgtattttttttttatttttagacccagtagtttcggagataaggggggggggaggatggtcatttttagggttccgtacccaaagggtaaaaacgggaccctattactaagactccgctgtccgtccgtccgtccgtccgtccgtcacagttgaaattttcacagatgatgtatttctgttgccgctataacaacaaatactaaaaacagaataaaataaagatttaagtggggctcccatacaacaaacgtgatttttgaccgaagttaagcaacgtcgggcggggtcagtacttggatgggtgaccgttgttttgcttgttttgctctattttttgttgatggtgcggaaccctccgtgcgcgagtccgactcgcacttggccggttttttggctattttcttgaataactgctaaactataaactttcatttgatatgtaacacgataaagtttgaaaaactttattttttaattttctcgtttacccccaaaaatggcctccatatttaaaattcatttacagtacatatggggctacttttccgcactagtgcgtgaaatagcacttttcgtgcgtatgtcgaaactttaaagtgccatatgtactgtaaaacgttgttcgatacacgtgcgaataggtaattcgcaactcgtgtcgatttaaaacactcccttcggtcgtgttttaatttatcgccactcgtttcgaatttcctctttttcgcacttgtatcgaaaataactattatttacgttacacgtccatttttgggtcacaaacttacatatgtgtggcaaatttcaacttaattggtccagtagtttcggagaaaataggctgtgacaaacggacggatagacagacgcacgagtgatcctattaagagttccgttttttccttttgaggtacggaaccctaaaaataagagtcttggaatcccgagtcttatccatgttaagtacaatgtttgaggtcattcaccccaaatggcactacctattccgatcattgcttATAAGCCTgggggccttaggaggttaaaattGAAAGTGACACTACAAAAATGAagagtttcatttttttaagtgatagAAACTGACCAGTTTCTCCATAACAGACATTTGCCTCTCGTCAGCTTCTGTGACCAGCAGCTTGCTTGTTTCTCCGGGGAAGTCCATTTCCTCAATCTCTTTCAGGAACGAGTCATCATTGGAATCTTCATCATCTTCTCCATTCACTGGTTCTTGCTTTACACCTTTCTTTTTCTCTAAAAATAttgatttcaaataaaatatggcgAATTATCaaagctcggcggggg
This region of Cydia amplana chromosome 4, ilCydAmpl1.1, whole genome shotgun sequence genomic DNA includes:
- the LOC134647589 gene encoding uncharacterized protein LOC134647589 — protein: MADLSEVESSGRFSRPSLAQVKAVIDFMQKHPELANRKFRYGMNHEKFKKLWFELSSIANSINGAVKSTKGWIKFWSDKRRSVTLKQKQIDEGKLDRLTPLEKKILELSVAENSVSTKKKKGVKQEPVNGEDDEDSNDDSFLKEIEEMDFPGETSKLLVTEADERQMSVMEKLVEVMDQQAVAMNQLAQASLSNSKAVERLAEASHIQALAVDRLANSFDSISASVLDVRNAIMSIDYTMKRCYTATTTQHRQNSNIFS
- the LOC134647505 gene encoding uncharacterized protein LOC134647505 — encoded protein: MTEEIENMIREGVLEPAPLTPSYISPLFLLRKSNGKVRTIFNLKSLNQYMRTSHFRLFNHCLMHNFLQTGDWLAKFDLSQAYYHVPILAQHRCFLRISYQGRLMQMTCLPFGISVAPKIFATLSNWIAHFLRSCGLRVVVYLDDFLVANQSKKSLLEQVLIAKSTLINLGWQINYQKSAMIPTQIIEFLGITWNTRFNSRSLPAKKVSALRRDLQACLAAESLTVKETQRLLGRLNFANFVVHRGRLHCRSLQQYLGQLQKAPCHLPPRLPAAVRQDLQWWIDNATQQTHIHEELTRKLLTLADRLRVNLAPYYLPGRFNTEADGLSRGHFVPEWHLRPEATEKIFARWGTPSIDLFASESAHVVPRYVSIDSLDSNACYHDAFSNYWHYDLAWIFPPPSLLPRVLHHLNTASGLFIVITPKWNRPFWRPDLKKRAVKRPLKVHNLRTVLIDTTTNRPPPQVNDLSIEAWLLSGGML